The Haloplanus sp. CK5-1 genome contains a region encoding:
- a CDS encoding CoA pyrophosphatase codes for MNLDAISSHTPRTVDDADREAAVVAPVVDRDGSDALLFTKRADHLGEHAGQMSFPGGGREPSDTDLEATARREADEEIGLRDDEIDVVGRLDDIPTVSEYAVRPFVSRIPDREYVPDEREVAEIAVLPVEELTDLANYESERRDHPYYGEVRLHFFYVGGYTVWGATGRMLVQLLELATDWEMPAEVDRVVDPDADFPV; via the coding sequence ATGAATCTGGACGCAATCAGCAGCCACACGCCCCGAACCGTCGACGACGCGGATCGAGAGGCTGCGGTCGTCGCCCCCGTCGTCGACAGGGACGGGAGCGACGCGCTCCTCTTTACCAAGCGTGCGGATCACCTCGGCGAACACGCGGGACAGATGAGTTTCCCGGGCGGTGGACGCGAACCCAGCGACACGGACCTCGAAGCGACGGCGCGCCGGGAGGCCGACGAGGAGATCGGCCTCCGGGACGACGAGATCGATGTGGTCGGGCGGTTGGACGACATCCCGACGGTCAGCGAGTACGCCGTCCGACCGTTCGTCTCGCGGATCCCCGACCGCGAGTACGTCCCCGACGAGCGCGAAGTGGCCGAAATCGCGGTGCTCCCGGTCGAGGAACTGACCGACCTCGCGAACTACGAGTCGGAGCGTCGGGACCACCCCTACTACGGCGAGGTCCGCCTCCACTTCTTCTACGTCGGCGGCTACACCGTCTGGGGAGCGACCGGGCGGATGCTGGTCCAGTTGCTCGAACTGGCGACCGACTGGGAGATGCCAGCGGAGGTCGACCGCGTCGTCGACCCGGACGCCGACTTCCCGGTGTGA
- a CDS encoding YkgJ family cysteine cluster protein, producing MESLEGELERARDLDVSDLADAIESIGFECTRCGACCKSEVDDPHTATVFPDEVRALQDATDRDWRDVARPMPYGLREGPDGPEGETFEWALATGACGDCTFYEETDGEGACTVHDHRPLLCETYPFSVALGGTSQPMGEAVDEAGLVRAHECEGLGRDISRADAEAMARALKERAIRELTEAVGVRDNYDPADADAGEVVVYDSEGPKRPDGTPR from the coding sequence ATGGAGTCGCTGGAGGGCGAACTCGAACGTGCGCGCGACCTCGACGTGAGCGACCTCGCCGACGCCATCGAGTCGATCGGCTTCGAGTGTACGCGGTGTGGTGCCTGCTGTAAGTCGGAGGTCGACGATCCCCACACGGCGACGGTGTTCCCCGACGAGGTGCGAGCGTTACAGGACGCGACCGACCGCGACTGGCGGGACGTGGCGCGACCGATGCCCTACGGGCTTCGCGAGGGCCCGGACGGACCGGAGGGGGAGACGTTCGAGTGGGCCCTGGCGACCGGCGCCTGTGGTGACTGCACGTTCTACGAGGAAACGGACGGCGAGGGGGCCTGTACCGTCCACGACCACCGGCCGCTGCTCTGTGAGACCTATCCGTTCAGCGTCGCTCTCGGCGGGACGAGTCAGCCGATGGGCGAGGCCGTTGACGAGGCGGGGCTGGTCCGCGCTCACGAGTGCGAGGGACTCGGCCGGGACATCTCGCGGGCCGACGCCGAGGCGATGGCTCGGGCGCTCAAAGAGCGGGCGATCCGCGAACTGACGGAGGCGGTTGGCGTCCGCGACAACTACGACCCCGCCGACGCCGACGCGGGCGAGGTGGTCGTCTACGACTCGGAGGGACCGAAACGCCCCGACGGAACGCCGCGCTGA
- a CDS encoding radical SAM protein, whose product MTDPADLAVTIVDGYVDEPAHFGVPPYVSTYPRFTAGALVDAGVPADGITYHTIDELRDDRSKWADVADADLLIYLGGMTVPGKYVGGTPAEPDEVRELAWTADGTTLMGGPVRFGVGDENAGGQEMERKDLDYDFVAKGDVEAAAHDLVASGLEGFGDRMRDNDDLDRWAAKGAFVVEDHPNHPDYLIAELETSRGCAYRCSFCTEPLYGDPGFRSAASVVREVEALYDRGVRHFRLGRQADILAFGGDGEAPDPDALRRLYAGIREVAPELETLHLDNMNPVTIVDYPERSREAIRIIAEHNTAGDTAAFGLESADPVVQEENNLLVTADECLEAVRVVNEVAGWRPGDDPADAPTHGDAAADRLPKLLPGINLVHGLQGERRETFDHNKRFLKRVYDEGLMLRRINIRQVMAFAGTEMSDTGADIARDHKDLFAEYKREVREEVDRPMLRRVVPAGTVLPDVHLEYHQDGKTFGRQLGTYPLLVGLPGERELGTTVDVAVVDHGYRSVTGVPYPLDLNAASMDELRMLPGVGRSTAGDIVVGRPYGSLSEVDLDADLSKFATLGSVGAAD is encoded by the coding sequence ATGACCGACCCCGCCGACCTCGCGGTCACGATCGTCGACGGCTACGTCGACGAACCCGCACACTTCGGGGTCCCGCCGTACGTCTCGACGTATCCGCGCTTCACCGCCGGCGCACTCGTCGACGCTGGCGTGCCCGCCGACGGAATCACCTACCACACGATCGACGAACTCCGCGACGACCGGTCGAAGTGGGCCGACGTGGCCGACGCCGACCTCCTGATCTACCTCGGTGGCATGACCGTCCCCGGGAAGTACGTCGGCGGGACGCCGGCCGAACCCGACGAAGTGCGGGAACTCGCCTGGACCGCCGACGGGACCACGCTGATGGGCGGGCCCGTCCGCTTCGGCGTCGGCGACGAGAACGCCGGCGGCCAGGAGATGGAGCGCAAGGACCTCGACTACGACTTCGTCGCCAAGGGCGACGTCGAGGCGGCGGCCCACGACCTCGTGGCCAGCGGACTGGAGGGCTTTGGCGACCGTATGCGCGACAACGACGACCTGGACCGCTGGGCCGCGAAGGGGGCGTTCGTCGTCGAGGACCACCCCAACCATCCCGACTACCTGATCGCGGAACTGGAGACGTCGCGTGGCTGTGCCTACCGGTGCTCGTTCTGTACCGAGCCGCTGTACGGCGATCCGGGCTTCCGGTCGGCGGCGTCGGTCGTCCGCGAGGTCGAGGCCCTCTACGACCGGGGAGTCCGCCACTTCCGCCTCGGCCGGCAGGCCGACATCCTCGCGTTCGGCGGCGACGGCGAGGCTCCGGATCCCGACGCACTCCGACGACTCTACGCCGGCATCCGGGAGGTCGCCCCCGAGTTGGAGACGCTCCACCTCGACAACATGAACCCGGTCACCATCGTCGACTACCCGGAGCGCTCCCGCGAGGCCATCCGGATCATCGCCGAGCACAACACCGCGGGCGACACCGCGGCCTTTGGCCTCGAATCCGCCGACCCCGTCGTGCAGGAGGAGAACAACCTGCTCGTGACGGCCGACGAGTGTCTGGAGGCCGTGCGCGTCGTCAACGAGGTGGCCGGGTGGCGACCGGGCGACGACCCCGCCGACGCGCCGACCCACGGCGACGCCGCCGCGGATCGCCTCCCGAAACTCCTCCCCGGGATCAACCTCGTCCACGGCCTGCAGGGTGAGCGCCGCGAGACGTTCGACCACAACAAGCGGTTCCTGAAGCGGGTGTACGACGAGGGACTGATGCTCCGCCGGATCAACATCCGGCAGGTGATGGCCTTCGCGGGCACGGAGATGAGCGACACCGGGGCCGACATCGCCCGCGACCACAAGGACCTGTTCGCGGAGTACAAGCGGGAGGTCCGCGAGGAGGTCGACCGCCCGATGCTCCGCCGGGTCGTTCCGGCGGGGACCGTCCTTCCGGACGTCCACCTCGAGTACCACCAGGACGGCAAGACGTTCGGCCGGCAACTGGGAACGTACCCCCTGCTCGTCGGACTTCCGGGGGAGCGCGAACTCGGCACGACCGTCGACGTCGCGGTGGTCGATCACGGCTACCGGTCGGTGACGGGCGTTCCATACCCGCTGGATCTGAACGCCGCGTCGATGGACGAACTGCGGATGCTACCGGGCGTCGGCCGGTCGACCGCGGGCGACATCGTGGTGGGTCGCCCCTACGGCTCCCTGTCGGAGGTCGACCTCGACGCCGACCTCTCGAAGTTCGCGACGCTCGGCTCGGTCGGTGCGGCCGACTAG
- a CDS encoding DUF7559 family protein, which produces MPATKELECTSADCELDMFENHYTYDIADDHSVDDLSCPLCGGTDCLEEIEL; this is translated from the coding sequence ATGCCCGCCACGAAGGAACTCGAGTGTACTAGCGCCGACTGCGAACTAGACATGTTCGAGAACCACTACACCTACGACATCGCGGACGACCACTCGGTCGACGACCTCTCCTGCCCGCTCTGTGGCGGGACCGACTGCCTCGAAGAGATCGAACTATGA
- a CDS encoding SDR family oxidoreductase, whose translation MRVAILGCGYVGIELGRRLTDAGHEVVGVRRSATGLDAIEDAGFEAVRADVTDGESLSAVPDVDWVVYAASASGRGVDAARTAYVTGLRTAVETFCGRASPPDRLVYTSSTGVYGDHDGDWVDESTTPEPATERQDVLLEAERIALDASPMDGTVVRFGGLYGPDRYRMDRYLDGPVTEGYLNSIHRDDAAGIVSHVLTTDRARGEVVLGVDDEPVSKHAFADWLAEECGVDPPAKWTVEERAAATDDTVSRRVRANKRCANDRLHELGYALRFPAVYDGFRPAIDAFTSS comes from the coding sequence GTGCGCGTCGCAATCCTCGGCTGTGGCTACGTCGGTATCGAACTCGGGAGGCGACTGACCGACGCGGGCCACGAGGTGGTGGGCGTCCGCCGGTCGGCGACGGGGCTCGACGCCATCGAGGACGCCGGCTTCGAGGCCGTCCGTGCCGACGTGACCGACGGCGAGTCGCTGTCGGCCGTCCCCGACGTCGACTGGGTCGTGTACGCGGCGAGCGCCAGCGGCCGCGGTGTCGACGCGGCGCGGACGGCGTACGTAACGGGGCTTCGGACCGCAGTCGAGACGTTCTGCGGACGGGCGTCACCACCCGACCGACTCGTCTACACGTCGAGTACCGGCGTCTACGGCGACCACGACGGTGACTGGGTCGACGAGTCGACGACACCGGAGCCCGCGACCGAGCGACAGGACGTGTTGCTCGAGGCCGAACGGATCGCCCTCGACGCGTCGCCGATGGACGGCACGGTCGTCAGATTTGGGGGCCTGTACGGTCCGGACCGGTATCGGATGGACCGCTACCTCGACGGCCCGGTCACGGAGGGGTATCTCAACTCCATCCACCGCGACGACGCGGCGGGGATAGTGTCACACGTCCTGACGACCGATCGGGCGCGCGGCGAGGTCGTTCTCGGCGTCGACGACGAACCCGTCTCGAAGCACGCGTTCGCGGACTGGCTGGCCGAGGAGTGTGGCGTCGACCCGCCGGCGAAGTGGACGGTCGAGGAACGAGCGGCGGCCACGGACGACACGGTGAGTCGACGAGTTCGCGCGAACAAGCGCTGTGCCAACGACCGGCTCCACGAACTCGGCTACGCCCTCCGCTTCCCGGCAGTCTACGACGGCTTCCGGCCGGCCATCGACGCGTTCACCTCGTCCTGA
- a CDS encoding DHH family phosphoesterase, which translates to MSVVAEDLVQRAIAVAQSYPELLAAAVVSLVVLLGGGYLLHQFTRPAGVRFVSLLAEYDDVAVLTHPNPDPDAMAAAMGVASLAEQVGTESTINFSGQIRHQENRVFRNVLNPELTAIERSDDIGSEAIVLVDHNLARGFSGSEDIDPVAVIDHHPGDGSGEAFTDVRTEYGACSSVIGEYFRDVDATPVPPDSHESEVDTNYTIPSTLSTGLFYGILTDTDRLTAGTDTADFETSGYLSDGVDESLLDRIANPQVSAEVLEIKARAIRERDIQGPFAISDVGEVSNVDAIPQAADELMLLEGVTAAVVWGVRDGVLHLSGRSRDDRVHMGRAIEAALDGIPEANGGGHSRMGGGQIPLDADEFVWPARRKTLTDRLRRALEGDV; encoded by the coding sequence ATGTCGGTCGTGGCCGAGGATCTCGTCCAGCGGGCGATAGCGGTCGCGCAGTCCTACCCCGAGTTGCTTGCGGCGGCCGTCGTCAGCCTCGTCGTCCTGCTCGGTGGCGGGTACCTCCTCCACCAGTTCACGCGGCCGGCCGGCGTCCGGTTCGTGTCGTTGCTGGCGGAGTACGACGACGTTGCGGTGCTGACCCACCCGAACCCGGACCCGGACGCGATGGCAGCCGCGATGGGCGTCGCCTCGCTGGCCGAACAGGTGGGGACCGAGTCGACCATCAACTTCTCCGGACAGATCCGCCACCAGGAGAACCGCGTGTTCCGGAACGTCCTCAACCCCGAACTCACCGCCATCGAGCGGTCGGACGATATCGGTTCGGAGGCGATCGTCCTCGTCGACCACAACCTGGCACGGGGGTTCAGCGGCTCCGAAGACATCGATCCAGTAGCGGTCATCGACCACCACCCTGGCGACGGGAGTGGTGAAGCCTTCACCGACGTTCGCACGGAGTACGGGGCCTGTTCCAGCGTCATCGGGGAGTACTTCCGCGACGTCGACGCCACGCCGGTACCACCGGATAGCCACGAGAGCGAGGTAGACACGAACTACACGATCCCGTCGACGCTGTCGACGGGGCTGTTTTACGGCATCCTCACCGACACCGATCGGCTCACCGCGGGTACCGACACCGCCGACTTCGAAACCAGCGGCTACCTCTCCGACGGCGTCGACGAGAGCCTCCTCGATCGGATCGCCAACCCGCAGGTGAGCGCGGAGGTCCTCGAGATCAAGGCGAGGGCGATCCGCGAGCGCGACATTCAGGGACCGTTCGCGATCAGCGACGTGGGTGAGGTGTCGAACGTGGACGCGATTCCGCAGGCTGCGGACGAACTCATGCTGCTCGAAGGTGTCACCGCCGCCGTCGTCTGGGGCGTCCGCGACGGCGTCCTCCACCTCTCGGGGCGGTCCCGGGACGACCGGGTCCACATGGGGCGCGCCATCGAGGCCGCACTCGACGGGATCCCGGAGGCGAACGGCGGCGGGCACTCCCGGATGGGTGGCGGACAGATCCCCCTCGACGCCGACGAGTTCGTCTGGCCTGCGCGACGGAAGACACTCACCGACCGTCTGCGGCGGGCGCTCGAAGGCGACGTATGA
- a CDS encoding aldo/keto reductase: MATSSATWGYRDRFGDGFGRTYFRRFDPGVVSSVGLGTYLGEPTDAVDEHYERALIAGLDGGCNVVDTAANYRCGRSERVVGRALDGADVDREAVVVATKGGFLPFDGERPEDPATYVRERFVESGSVDPGDIAAGRHCIAPEAIEASLDRSLDALGVETVDCYYVHNPETQLRARSREAVYDQLEATFERLERRIDADDIGGYGVATWDAFRVPPDADAHLSLPEVVARARSAAETVGHGTTGFEAIQLPFNVLMADAFTTPAHAFEGERRSALDVAHALDLDVFASASLAGGELVDGIPAAVDAELQGETPAQRAINFARSAPGITCALVGTSDPDHVAEAVAAGTFDPLGARAFDAVFE, translated from the coding sequence ATGGCGACCAGCAGCGCCACGTGGGGGTATCGCGACCGCTTCGGCGACGGGTTCGGTCGAACCTACTTCCGTCGGTTCGATCCGGGCGTCGTCTCGAGTGTCGGCCTCGGTACCTACCTCGGAGAGCCGACCGACGCCGTCGACGAACACTACGAGCGGGCGCTGATCGCCGGGCTCGACGGCGGCTGTAACGTCGTCGACACCGCCGCCAACTACCGCTGTGGGCGGAGCGAGCGGGTCGTCGGACGGGCCCTTGATGGGGCCGACGTCGACCGCGAGGCCGTCGTCGTGGCCACGAAAGGTGGATTCCTGCCGTTCGACGGGGAACGACCGGAGGATCCGGCGACGTACGTTCGCGAGCGATTCGTCGAGTCCGGATCCGTCGACCCCGGTGACATCGCGGCGGGCCGCCACTGCATCGCACCCGAGGCTATCGAGGCGTCGCTGGACCGATCGCTCGACGCCCTCGGCGTCGAGACGGTGGACTGTTACTACGTCCACAACCCCGAGACGCAACTCCGGGCGCGCTCCCGCGAGGCGGTGTACGACCAGTTGGAGGCGACCTTCGAGCGACTGGAGCGTCGGATCGATGCGGACGACATCGGCGGGTACGGCGTGGCGACGTGGGACGCGTTCCGTGTCCCGCCGGACGCCGACGCCCACCTGTCGCTCCCGGAGGTGGTGGCACGCGCCCGATCGGCCGCCGAAACCGTCGGCCACGGGACGACAGGGTTCGAGGCGATACAACTCCCGTTCAACGTCCTCATGGCCGACGCGTTCACGACGCCGGCCCACGCGTTCGAGGGCGAGCGCCGGTCGGCGCTGGACGTTGCCCACGCCCTCGACCTCGACGTGTTCGCGAGTGCGAGCCTCGCGGGGGGAGAGTTGGTCGACGGGATTCCGGCGGCCGTCGACGCCGAACTGCAGGGGGAGACGCCGGCTCAGCGGGCGATCAACTTCGCGCGGAGTGCCCCAGGTATCACCTGTGCGCTCGTGGGGACGAGCGACCCCGACCACGTCGCGGAGGCCGTCGCCGCGGGGACGTTCGATCCACTGGGTGCGCGGGCGTTCGACGCCGTCTTCGAGTAG
- a CDS encoding Hsp20/alpha crystallin family protein, with product MTGFRDFGESVADAVLERVGRGVGKVQERKPLPYDVLESDDAYLVVFDAPGVTRSDVQVRYVEGEVQVRLDRFRDFHDGFEMRFPGRGLSLDGGARLPPDADVAAGGASATLTDNGTLRVRVPKRSTGTDVTVREEDGDDEATDA from the coding sequence ATGACCGGGTTCCGCGACTTCGGCGAGTCCGTCGCCGACGCCGTCCTCGAACGGGTGGGGCGTGGCGTCGGCAAGGTCCAGGAGCGAAAGCCGCTCCCCTACGACGTTCTGGAGTCCGACGACGCCTATCTCGTCGTCTTCGACGCGCCGGGTGTCACCCGGAGCGACGTACAGGTACGGTACGTCGAGGGCGAGGTGCAGGTTCGCCTCGACCGCTTCCGCGACTTCCACGACGGGTTCGAGATGCGCTTCCCCGGGCGTGGTCTCTCCCTCGACGGCGGCGCGCGCCTCCCGCCGGACGCGGACGTCGCCGCCGGCGGGGCTTCCGCCACCTTGACCGACAACGGCACGCTCCGCGTCCGCGTCCCCAAGCGCTCGACGGGGACCGACGTGACGGTTCGCGAAGAGGACGGAGACGACGAGGCGACCGACGCCTGA
- a CDS encoding TRAM domain-containing protein encodes MEISDKLLCLFSERVREEDGTYVIDVPQREIDTGGVDPGETYRVALISADREPTEDEDSAAETPTSDPQPPVEVGEVRYVEIEDIGKQGDGIARVERGYVIIVPGAEIGERVKIEVTEVKSNFAVGEIIDEDL; translated from the coding sequence GTGGAAATTTCGGATAAACTGCTGTGTCTGTTCAGCGAGCGTGTGCGGGAAGAAGACGGAACGTACGTGATCGACGTGCCACAGCGCGAGATAGACACCGGTGGCGTCGACCCCGGCGAGACCTATCGGGTCGCGCTCATCTCCGCGGACCGCGAGCCGACCGAGGACGAGGACTCCGCCGCCGAGACGCCGACCTCGGATCCCCAGCCCCCGGTCGAAGTCGGCGAGGTCCGGTACGTCGAAATCGAGGACATCGGAAAACAGGGTGACGGCATCGCCCGCGTCGAGCGCGGCTACGTCATCATCGTCCCCGGTGCGGAGATCGGCGAACGCGTCAAGATCGAAGTGACGGAAGTCAAGTCCAACTTCGCCGTCGGCGAGATCATCGACGAGGACCTCTGA
- a CDS encoding SIMPL domain-containing protein: MTGRTITVTATGRAESVPELTTVEVKATGEGASGTVAREQARDCAATVRASLPVDDDRIRTVDRRVKETSDLFGEETDAAYWAIETLHVDCVAEAAGAVVVDATDAGGRIESVDFDLHEETTRHLENEALSAATERARTKGEHIAAAEGLTVDEVVSVATVVGETETSSFVDEGLEMGPDADFEPNPIVVSETVEVTYGLGD, encoded by the coding sequence ATGACAGGACGAACCATCACGGTGACGGCGACCGGTCGAGCCGAAAGCGTCCCGGAGTTGACGACGGTCGAAGTGAAGGCGACGGGCGAGGGTGCGTCGGGAACGGTCGCTCGAGAGCAGGCCCGAGACTGCGCAGCGACGGTCAGGGCGTCGCTCCCGGTCGACGACGACCGGATCCGGACGGTCGATCGGCGCGTGAAAGAGACAAGCGACCTGTTCGGGGAGGAGACCGACGCAGCGTACTGGGCGATCGAGACGCTCCACGTGGACTGTGTCGCCGAGGCGGCAGGGGCGGTCGTCGTGGACGCGACGGACGCGGGTGGACGGATCGAGAGCGTCGACTTCGACCTCCACGAAGAGACGACCCGACACCTCGAAAACGAAGCGCTGAGCGCGGCGACGGAGCGTGCCCGGACGAAGGGCGAACACATCGCCGCCGCCGAGGGACTGACCGTCGACGAGGTGGTGTCGGTGGCCACCGTCGTCGGGGAGACGGAGACGTCGAGTTTCGTGGACGAGGGACTGGAGATGGGACCCGACGCCGACTTCGAACCGAACCCGATCGTCGTCTCGGAGACCGTCGAGGTGACGTACGGACTCGGCGACTGA
- a CDS encoding DUF7109 family protein, whose amino-acid sequence MATETGDELAGVVDLFGALTRDELERALDELAFKRGEAADDGAVGDAVDAAIDGYYLVAVDREGTTLLAPGPVAFPSLPEGAEDLPHILDVPNREVDPGALVDPAERRLRADAAQAADAGDADRIERLLDVSYDLETWGSTDVSDVRSRLDDAIENRN is encoded by the coding sequence ATCGCCACGGAGACGGGCGACGAACTCGCGGGTGTCGTGGACCTGTTCGGCGCGCTGACCCGGGACGAACTCGAACGTGCGCTCGACGAACTCGCGTTCAAGCGGGGTGAAGCGGCCGACGACGGGGCAGTCGGCGACGCCGTCGACGCCGCGATAGACGGCTACTACCTCGTCGCGGTCGACCGCGAGGGAACGACGCTGCTCGCCCCGGGACCCGTGGCGTTCCCGAGCCTCCCCGAGGGCGCCGAAGATCTGCCACACATCCTCGACGTCCCGAACCGCGAGGTCGATCCGGGGGCGCTCGTCGATCCGGCCGAGCGTCGCCTCCGTGCCGACGCCGCGCAGGCGGCCGACGCCGGCGACGCCGACCGGATCGAACGACTCCTCGACGTGAGTTACGACCTCGAAACGTGGGGGTCGACGGACGTGAGCGACGTACGGAGCCGCCTCGACGACGCGATCGAAAACCGCAACTGA
- a CDS encoding HVO_0758 family zinc finger protein, with product MKSTRKGLRDGELQKDTYERLTCSDCEKVLKKQDDPDEVFSVRICPGCEREWKDLR from the coding sequence ATGAAATCGACGCGGAAGGGCCTTCGTGACGGAGAGTTACAGAAGGACACCTACGAGCGGCTCACCTGCTCCGACTGTGAGAAGGTGCTGAAAAAGCAGGACGATCCGGACGAGGTGTTCTCCGTTCGGATTTGCCCCGGGTGTGAACGCGAGTGGAAGGACCTGCGGTAA
- a CDS encoding DUF7388 family protein — protein MVEHTERARTSTPVAGTGLDAVALKPTECDVGRGRDVPLPAVVVDYEGREYLPDAATLRSVATEKTVRVTTPVRADGFDPLGDDGLLDRIPESVGRVLVAGNPAYLTDAERNRAVAPRLRAARETTPDAWVGTEGVERVALAVGGTQFELLGRSTRRDCRALRAAGWEGDLAVYAPTVLTDDTDAILDALGPYLGRRRPVARALPDDPITSAAASGHTREVLCAAAEDFALTGTPEAVGERVAALKEAGATTVVGYPARGVGDLLGSA, from the coding sequence ATGGTCGAACACACCGAGCGGGCGAGGACGAGCACGCCGGTCGCAGGGACTGGACTCGACGCCGTGGCGCTGAAGCCGACCGAGTGCGACGTGGGGCGCGGCCGCGACGTCCCCCTTCCGGCCGTAGTCGTCGACTACGAGGGTCGAGAGTACCTCCCCGACGCCGCGACGCTTCGGTCGGTCGCCACCGAGAAGACGGTTCGCGTGACGACCCCCGTCCGCGCGGACGGCTTCGATCCGCTGGGCGACGACGGCCTCCTCGACCGGATCCCGGAGAGTGTCGGACGTGTCCTCGTCGCCGGCAACCCGGCGTATCTCACCGACGCGGAGCGTAACCGGGCGGTCGCGCCGCGCCTCCGGGCCGCCCGGGAGACGACCCCGGACGCGTGGGTCGGCACCGAGGGCGTCGAACGCGTCGCACTCGCTGTCGGCGGGACACAGTTCGAACTGCTCGGGCGGTCGACGCGGCGGGACTGTCGCGCGCTCCGGGCCGCGGGCTGGGAGGGAGACCTGGCCGTCTACGCACCGACGGTCCTCACCGACGACACGGACGCGATCCTCGACGCCCTCGGTCCGTATCTGGGGCGGCGGCGACCGGTCGCGCGGGCGCTCCCCGACGATCCGATCACCTCGGCGGCCGCGAGCGGCCACACCCGCGAGGTGTTGTGCGCCGCGGCCGAGGACTTCGCGCTGACGGGGACGCCCGAGGCCGTCGGGGAACGGGTAGCGGCGCTGAAGGAGGCGGGGGCGACGACCGTCGTCGGCTACCCCGCCCGCGGCGTCGGTGACCTTCTCGGGTCGGCGTGA
- a CDS encoding glycosyl transferase family 2 — MEYVQERVATLHDLTDPTPPAPTDRSAVVVPMTEREYGGLAPDRVLSALERVDPAEVVVPLRAPADRVAPFHDWLTGFDLSLSVLWCNGPRLEELLDDHGLGGEFGKGRDVWLGLGQTLDREFVAVHDADTKSYTPADVPRLLFPLAHGHTFSKGYYARVENERLYGRLFRLFFVPLVRALSTACEAPILRYLESFRYALAGEFAATTDLVARLRPQRSWGLEVGTLGDAFEHAGFEGSAQVDLGTYEHDHRSVSGPTGLSEMCRHVSSALLRVVEEAGVDPDYGTLPDRYREAAETLVEGYELDTAFNGLSYDRADELEQAAAYADAIEPPGPDRRLPAWRNAPLSPALIAETATADLEAIR, encoded by the coding sequence ATGGAGTACGTCCAGGAACGCGTGGCGACGCTCCACGACCTGACCGATCCGACGCCGCCGGCCCCGACGGACCGGTCGGCGGTCGTCGTCCCGATGACGGAGCGCGAGTACGGCGGACTGGCTCCCGACCGCGTGCTCTCGGCGCTCGAACGGGTCGATCCCGCGGAGGTGGTCGTCCCGCTCCGCGCCCCGGCCGACCGCGTCGCTCCCTTCCACGATTGGCTCACCGGATTCGACCTGTCGCTGTCGGTGCTGTGGTGCAACGGCCCTCGCCTCGAGGAACTGCTCGACGACCACGGCCTCGGCGGCGAGTTCGGCAAGGGGCGCGACGTGTGGCTGGGGCTGGGACAGACCCTCGACCGGGAGTTCGTCGCCGTCCACGACGCCGACACCAAGAGTTACACCCCGGCCGACGTGCCCCGACTCCTCTTCCCGCTCGCCCACGGCCACACGTTCTCGAAGGGGTACTACGCCCGCGTCGAGAACGAACGGCTCTACGGGCGGCTGTTTCGGTTGTTTTTCGTCCCGCTGGTACGTGCGCTCTCGACGGCATGCGAGGCACCGATCCTCCGGTATCTGGAGTCGTTTCGCTACGCGCTCGCCGGCGAGTTCGCGGCGACAACCGACCTCGTGGCGCGGCTCCGCCCCCAGCGGTCGTGGGGGCTCGAGGTCGGCACCCTCGGCGACGCCTTCGAGCACGCCGGCTTCGAGGGGAGCGCGCAGGTCGATCTGGGGACGTACGAACACGACCACCGCTCGGTGAGCGGCCCGACCGGCCTCTCGGAGATGTGCCGCCACGTCTCGTCGGCGCTGCTCCGGGTCGTCGAGGAGGCGGGCGTCGACCCCGACTACGGGACGCTCCCCGACCGCTACCGCGAAGCCGCCGAGACGCTCGTCGAGGGGTACGAACTCGACACGGCGTTCAACGGCCTGTCGTACGACCGCGCCGACGAACTCGAACAGGCGGCGGCGTACGCCGACGCCATCGAACCGCCTGGACCGGATCGCCGCCTCCCGGCGTGGCGGAACGCACCCCTGTCGCCGGCGCTGATCGCCGAGACGGCCACCGCGGATCTGGAGGCGATCCGATGA